The sequence below is a genomic window from Providencia rettgeri.
ATACGGCAACGCTTAATGAAAAAATCTATCGAAACGGTTGTGCGGGTTACAGGGCAAGGCGACACTAAGCAAAAAGCAATAGCTGACGCCTTAAATTCAATTCAAAAAACCGTACTGAAAAACAGCACAGACATCATCCTACGGATAGAACCAAAGGATGTTGAAGTGATTAGTGCTCACTCTCATTCGCGGACAGAAAAATTTCTCTTTCTCTTTTTGCCACGCAAACGTGAACATTTTCGTGTTGTACTCGACGTTTCGCTGGATGTCACTTTACTTTCTGTCAACGAAATACCATTTACAGAACAATAATAGCAATCAGGTCTGGAGTTAATTCCATGAGTGAAACTGCATCTTTTTTAGAAATATTGGGTATGTCCCTGATTATCGGTGGGCTTTGCGGCTTTGGCTTAGGCGCAGGGGCTGCGCGTATGTTCCACGCACCAACCGTACAAGGTATGGGGGCATTCCGTACATTGGGTGAGCTGAACGCGTGCGAAGGCGACCCAGCTTCTCACTTTTCTTTCGGCTTAGGGTTCTTCTTTAACGCATGGGCGTCGTCAGTTGCCGCAGGGGCATTTACACAAGACGTTGACCACCGCATCATCCCAAACTGGGGGGCCGCAGCGCTACTAACCAAAAACCGTAGCGTTGCTGACACACTGCATAACCCGAAAAAAATGGCTATCGCTTGTGCCATCATCGGGGCATTAGTAGTCGCCTTCTTAAACACCACCGCTTCTGCTGTTCCGGCTGCTCTGCAAACAACAGCCATTAACGTACTGGTACCTGCCGCAAACTTGCTCGTTAACACAGTGATGCCTGTTATCTTCTGGTTAGCCGCGATGGATGCAGGCCGTCGTTCAGGTTTCTGGGCAACGCTATTTGGTGGTTGCGCCCAATTAATCATGGGGAATGCCATCCCTGGTTTAGTTTTAGGTATCTTGATTGGTAAAGGCGTTGATGACAACGGCTGGAACCGTATCACTCGCACAATGATGGTAACCGTCGTTCTACTGTTCGTTCTTAGCGGCTTCTTCCGTGAATTCGATCTGAAGATGATCACCTCTTTCAACCTAGATAAACCATTGTGGCTTGAATACGTCCACGGTCTGCTGAGCGGGAAATAATCATGACAACTGAAATTAACAAACAAGATTTTTGGTATGCAGAGTGGTCCTTCCCGATTTTTGTCGGGCTGTTATCCGCAGGGATCTTCGCAGGTACCCACATGTATGTCGTCTACGGCTTTGGGGCATTTAACGAAGTGGCGTTCGTTGCCATGTTACGTGCAGGGTTAGATACCGGCGTATATGGTGCGGTTGCCGCATTTGGTGCGGTTGCCGCATTTGGTGCGAGTTTCCTATTTGCTCGGATTATCGAAGGCTCACTGGTGGGTATTTTAGATATTGGTGGCGCACTACAAACTGGTATTGGCCTCGGTGTTCCTGCCTTATTTTTAGCCGCGGGTTGGGATTTTTTAGTCACTAACTTTTGGATGTCGTTACTAACTGGCTTATTCCTTGGCGTATTAATCGGCTTACTGATTGTATTTGCACGTAAATTCACGATTGCTCAGGCTAACTCAACCTTTGGTGCTGACGTCATGATGGGCGCGGGTAATACCTCCGGCCGTTTCTTAGGCCCATTGATTATTTTAGCTGCGATGGCCGCATCTATTCCAATCGGAATTGGCTCTTTAATTGGCGCATTGATTTTCTATGTATGGCAAAAACCCGTTGCCGGCGGGGCAATTTTAGGGGCGATGTTGTTCGGTTATTTCTTCCCAATCGTCGCCTAACTCGTATCCTCCCGGAGCATCGGCTCCGGGTTACTGAATAACATCATTAAAAGCAGGCTCGAAATAGTTCAAAGAGTAGCGTAAGAGTAACCAATAACGCTGCGGTTGACATCATTTAGAATACGCACTTAAGCATACTCTAAATAATTCAAATCGCAGCTAGGCGGCAAACGACGATATCCCTAGGAGCATACACTAGTATGTGACTAGGGTAGCGGAAGTGCTGCCAACAACGCTGCGGTTTGAAGTATGACGAGTATGACGAGCACCGAATATAAAGAGGGCAACTATGTACTATTCTCTAATCATCAAGCAAGCTAAGCGTATCGATGGCACCATTATCGATATTCTCATCAAAGATGGAAAAATCGAAGCGGCAGGTCCTGAGTTAGCCTCCAACCAACAAGCTGACAAGATCATTGATCTCCAAGGCAAAACCTATGTCAGCGCCGGATGGATTGATTCTCACGCACACTGTTTTGTTGAGTCGCCTATCTACTTCGATGACCCTGATTTAGCAGGAGCTGCTGGCGGAGTTACCTCACTGGTTGATGCAGGTAGTGTCGGTGCTAATGATATAGATAAATTTTATCAGCTCACCCAGAAATCAAAAACGAATGTCTTTTCTCTACTGAATATTTCGCGTATTGGCATCATTGCACAAAATGAACTGTCCGATATGAACAACATCAATGAAACCTGCTTTCAAGACGCTATCGAACGCCACTCAGGCTTTGTCGTTGGTATGAAAGCCCGTATGAGTAAAAGCGTGGTGGGTGAAAATGGCATTGCCCCACTGGTTAAAGCCAAAGAAATGCAAAAAAAACATCACCTTCCACTCATGGTACACATTGGTAATAACCCACCTAATATCGATGAAGTCGCTGATTTACTGACGCGCGGCGATATCATCACTCACTGCTTTAACGGTAAGCCCAATAAAATTTTAGGTGAAGATGGCTACCTAAAACCATCAATTGCTCGCGCCTTAGCACGCGGTGTCATATTAGATGTTGGCCACGGCGGTGAAAGTTTCAGCTTTAAAGTTGCCGAACAAGCCATGCGTATCGGCACTTATCCTGACATTATCAGTTCAGATATTTACCAGCGCAACCGCGTTAATGGCCCAGTTTATAGTCTCGCTTTTGTAATGACTAAATTTCTGTGTATGGGTTTTAGTGCGGAACAAGTGCTTCGCTGTGTGACCGAAAAAGCGGCCGATTTCTTATCTTTGCCAGCGAAAGGGTATTTAAGACCAGGCTTTGATGCCGATATTACCCTTTTTGACCTCAAAGAAGAGCAAACTGAGCTCACTGATGCAGAAGGCGAACAGCGTATAGGCACACACCGCTTCGTACCGTTGGCCGCTATCGTTGGTGGAAAACACATTATTCATGCACAAGGTGAATCCGAACATGCAATCGATTTATGATAAGTATCAGTTAAAACACGTTATTAATGCTTCTGGCCGCATGACAATTCTGGGTGTTTCAACACCAACGCCAGAAGTTGTCGAACGTGTTGCTTACGGTCTAAATAATTACTTTGAAATTAAAGATTTAGTTAACAAAACTGGCGAATATATTGCGAGTTTATTAAACGTTGAAGCGGCAGTTGTTGTTTCCTGTGCATCTGCCGGTATTGCACAAGCTGTTGCAGCAGTGATTATAAAAGATGATGATGATTTACTGCTCAATTTGCATTCATCCGACAAAGTTGTTCCACGTGAAATTATTTTACCTAAAGGCCATAACGTTAACTTTGGAGCCCCTGTCGACACAATGGTGAGCTTAGGTGGTGGTAAAGTGGTAGAAGCGGGTTTTGCTAATGAGTGCAACGCAGCTCAATTAGCGGCAAAAATCACCCCCAATACTGCTGCTATTCTGTATATCAAATCGCACCATACCGTACAAAAAAGCATGCTAACGGTTGAACAAGCCGCCAAAGTGGCTCATGACCACCAGCTCCCCCTGATTGTTGATGCGGCCGCTGAAGAAGAACTCACGGCTTACTACCAAGCTGGTGGCGATATTGTGATTTACAGTGGCGCAAAAGCGATTGAAGGCCCAACAAGCGGCCTTGTTATCGGTAAAAAGCAGTATGTTGAATGGGTCAAACGCCAAAGCCAAGGTATTGGCCGCGCGATGAAAGTGGGTAAAGAAGGTATTTTAGGTCTGACACTCGCTATCGAACAGTACCTGACTGCAACAAAAGAAACTGGCGCAGAGATGGTCAATCGAATGAGTAAATTCATCAGCGATTTGAATGCAATTAAAGGTATCTCCGCGCAAGTTGTCTGGGATGCTGCAGGTCGTGATATCGCCCGCACCGAAATTAGCTTTGATGAAAAAACGATAGGCAAAACCACTTACCAAATTATGGCTGAATTAAAGCAAGGTGATACCGCGATTTACTTCCGCGAATACAAAGCCAACGAAGGAAAAGTGGAAGCTGACATTCGCAGTGTTAGCACTGAGCAACTTGATGTTATTTCACAGAATATTCGTTTGTTAGTAGAAGGAATTTAAAATGAAATTGTCACCAAATTTTTATCGTGACCGTGTGTGTTTAAACGTTCTGGCGGGCAGCCATCAAAATGCAAAAGATATCTATGCCGCCGCAGAAACCTTTGTTGTTGTTGGTGTTTTATCTAAAAATTACCCTGACTTAGAAAGCGCGATTGCGGATATGCGTATTTATGCCCAAGAAACGGATAATGCTTTATCGGTTGGTCTGGGTGCTGGCGATCCAAACCAATCAACCATGGTATCGTTGATTTCAAAAGAAGTGCAACCGCAGCACGTTAACCAAGTATTTACTGGCGCTCCAATTAGCCGTGCACTATTAGGCCAAAACGAAACCTTCGTGAATGCACTCATATCACCGACAGGCACAGTGGGTATGGTAAAAATTTCCACAGGCCCATTAAGTTCTCAAGCGCCAGAGGGCATTGTGCCGATTGAAACTGCCATTATGATGCTTAAAGACATGGGAGCTGATTCTGTTAAATTCTTTAATATGAAAGGGTTAACTTATATTGAAGAATATAAAGCCATTGCCAAAGCGTGTGCTGAATTTGATTTTTCTTTAGAGCCTACAGGCGGTATTGATTTAGATAATTTTGCCGAAATATTGCAAATTGCCCTCGATGCAGGTGTGAAGAAAATCATTCCTCATATTTATAGTTCAATCATTGATAAAGAATCGGGCAATACTCGCCCAGAAGATGTGCGTCAATTATTGCAGATGGTTAAGCAAGCGGTTAATTGATGCAGTAGTAAGTCGTAAATAAGAAAATAAATATAAGCGAAACGTTATAATATAAGTCATTGTCACAATGACGAAACAACAAATCCCCCTCTCATCAAGTGTGAGTGGGGGATTTTTTATTGTAAGTTAATGACCTATCATTCTTGCATTCGGTATAATATGAAACCAATAATTATCAGGCACTGGGCTACCCCAAACGCCAAAATACATAGCAATTCCAATCGTTATAAATAAAATTGCCAAAGTTAAAATGGCCATTATCATGCCCGATAACCGAAATTGACGTTTTTTTGTTGGTACTTGCAATGAAAAATCTAACGTTGATGCAACAGGGCAAGATTCAACGCACGTCATACATCCCGTACATTCCACCGTTCTTACCGTAATTAACTTATCGACAGGTATCCGTGATGGGCAATTTTTGGCACATTTTCCGCAATCAATACAACTTTCCACATTTCGCCGAATTTTAAATGGCGAAAATAACGAAAATAGCCCTAACAATGCACCATAAGGACATAAATAACGGCACCAAGCGTTACGAATAAACAAACTTGCCACCACTAAAACGACCACAGTGATAAGCGCAAACAAGCTAATATAGCGAAAGAAATCCAACATTTTTACGTCAATAATGATCCCATAAGGGGACATCATAAAATATTGGATCATCTGCGCAGACATGGAAAATGCAATATAAAGAAAGAAACCTAATAACAAATATTTTAGGCCTCTTAAAGGGATATCGAGCCATTTAGGTAAACTGATTTGGTTTTGATAACGAAAGAGTTTTTTCCCTAACTTACCTGTGTACTCTGATATTGTGCCAATCGGGCACATCCATGAACAAAATGCTTTTTTGAACAGCAAGCTAATCATGATAAAAGAAACTAAAAGAAACATTGATGCCGCATGAATGACCGGAAAGCTGCCTGTTTCCAACGTATATTTTAAATTCATTAACCCAGCAATCGGCAGCCAGCCTTCAATCCCTCCCGGACGAGGAAGATAAAGTGTTGCCCCACCCGTTTCGTAGTAACGAACCCAATAATAGAAAGTAATACCGATGTAAAGGTTAATTGCTAACAGTGTTATCTGTACAAATTTCCGCCAAGTTGACGCGTTTCGCCAATCATTCCAAGGAAGCTTTCCTCCTGTTGTACCGGGGCGGCGTTGGTACCTTATACGTGGTTTTTCTATCATGTCCGCACATCTCTTTAACATGCATTATAAATACCACTATTGTAATTACATATTCACATAGCATATTGATTTGCATCAGAGGGTTGTGATCTTGATGATTTGATACTTTGATACTTTGATGCAGCGAATGGTGAAGACAAACAAGATAAGTATTTTGATATTAAATAAAAAGATTATGATTTTTTCTAAATAATTCGAGTTGTGCCACGGCGGCAAAATGAGGAAATCCCTAGGAGCATACACCAGTATGTGACTAGGGTTGACGAATGAAGCCAACACAGGCACAGCTTGAAGTATGACGAAAAAATGGGAGTTGGCCGATAAGCCGGGTTCTGTCATGGACAACCATTCATCTAGGCCAGCACTTGCGCACTGGCTCCAGCAACCTACCCGAGTTCAATGCGGGCCGCACCATATGAACCCCTATTTGGTCTTGCTCCGGGTGGAGTTTACCGTGCCACGAACTGTTACCAGTCGCGCGGTGCGCTCTTACCGCACCCTTTCACCCTTACCTGATCCTGTAAACAGGCCATCGGCGGTTTGCTCTCTGTTGCACTAGTCGTAGGCTCGCGCCTCCCAGACGTTATCTGGCACCCTGCCCTATGGAGCCCGGACTTTCCTCCCCTCTACCCGTCTCCCGAAGGGACTACGATAAAGCAGCGGTTGTCTGGCCAACTCCGCGGCGAATTATAGGCACTTTACTGAGTCTTGTACAGACTCTAACGACTTTCATTTACCACTTATATAAATGAACTCGTCTATTTGCTCAATAATCATTCATCAGCTTGATTATCAAGCATCAATTTATACAACATATTTTTCTTGAGACCATAAATTTCAGCCGTGATTGCAGCCGCTTTTTTCGGTGGTAACTCTTTTTGCAACAAATTCAAGGTGCGAACTACGTCCGGTGAAATTGCAGAATCATCTTCAGGCTTCTTATACCCTTCAACAATTAACACCATTTCGCCGCGGTGACGATTCTCATCTTCTTTTACCCAAGCGAGCAACTCCCCTACGGGGCGGCCTTCAATGGACTCCCATGTTTTAGTGATTTCTCGCGCTAAAACAACATGGCGCTCCGGTCCCCAGACTTCCACCATATCTGCTAAACTGTCTAACAAACGGTGGGTTGATTCATAGAAAATCAGCGTGCGAGTTTCTTGTTCGAGTGATTGTAAAACATCTTTGCGACCTTTTGTTTTTGCGGGTAAAAATCCTTCATAACAAAAACGGTCTGAGGGCAAACCTGCGGCAGATAGCGCAGTAATAGCAGCACAAGGCCCCGGTAAAGGTACAACTCGAATACCCGCTTCGCGGCAACGATTGACGAGATGATAACCCGGATCATTAATTAAAGGTGTACCCGCATCGGAGACTAATGCGATACTATCGCCTTGTTGAAGTCGACTAATTAATTGATCTGCCTTTTGCTGTTCATTATGATCATGCAGAGCAAACAATCGTGCATTTATCGCAAAATTCTGTAATAGAATGCCTGAATGCCGAGTGTCCTCTGCAGCAATAAGGTCAACATGTTTAAGAACATCCAACGCGCGTTGCGTGATATCCCTCATATTACCAATTGGGGTAGGAACGATATACAGCGTGGATGCCATAACCACAGCTTGATTAGGTTGGTTCATTGTTTCATCCAAATAGCCGGTTTAAAATTAAGCAATTGAAAAATACACCATTGGATACAGTATGCGTCCTTCAATTTTTTTGCATTTGAAAAAAGGGTTAATGTGCACAGCGATGCTGTCCACATTTGCACTGTCAGGGTGCCAAATTGTCTCGGAATATTTTCCGTCAACCCAAAAAACACCTGAGCAAAGCACATCTGATAATGCTAGCCGTTACCAAGCAATCATCGATGCTGCACAAGGTAAGCCTTCAATGGAGGCGATACGCGCCTACATTAGCCAGGAACCTTTATTAAAAACAGCCGCTGAGCGCCAAGCGAATATTGATGGGTTATGGCAGATGTTAACACAGTTAACGCCAGAACAAATTCATGGCGTTGGCGCCGATGAAAATATTCTCCAAGGCTGGATCGATCTTTTAGATATTTATCAAAACAACCGTGATGACGCCGATGCCTTACTCGCAGGCTATAACGACTGGAAAATGCGTTACTCCAATAACCCTGCGGTGACGACAACGCCGACTCTTTTGCAGCAAGCCATGATACCTCAAGTGGGTAAAACCCCTAAGATTGCTTTATTTTTACCCATGAGTGGCCAAGGGCAAGTATTTGGCCAAGCGATTATGCAAGGCTTTATGGATGCACAAAAAGGCCTGCCTGAAGGATCAACGCCTCAACCTACCGTAACACCACCCAGTAGTGGAAATGATGTCCTCGACCAAATTTATGAACAAGTCGCGGCAACAACAGGTAATGCCCCTACTGCTAGCGATAGCGATGTAGTAGCATCCGCTTTGCGTATCGATGCAGCCCCTGTGAACACCCAAAGCGTCAAGGTGTTTGATACGACAAACAAGCAAATGCCTGCGCTTATTGAGCAAGCAAAAAATGAAGGCTTTAATCTCATTGTTGGGCCATTACTAAAAAGCGATGTTCAAACCATTACCCAAATGGGCGCCCCTATTAGTGTACTCGCGCTCAATGAACTTGATGCGAACCAATTACAGCCTCGCCCAAATCTTTGCTATTTTTCATTATCACCAGAAGATGAAGCACAAAATGCAGCGGCTTACATGAAAGCTGAAGGCAAGCAAATGCCATTAGTATTAGTTCCCGCGAATGCTTTTGGTGATAGAATAGCCAAAGCCTTTGCCCAAGGGTGGCAAGAAAATGGGGGGGGAACCGTTTTAATGCAAACCTTTGGCTCCGTTCCTTCTTTAAAAGAATCAATTAATCGTGGGGCCGGTATCCGTATGACTGGAACGCCAGTGAATAACGGTACACTGCCGATAGATACACAATCAGTAGATACGCAATCGATAGAGCCACAATATATCGATTCAACCGGTGCGATTGACGGCGTTTATATTGTCGCTACTCGTGATGAGCTCACCTTAATCAAACCAATGATTGAAATGGCAATTAGCTCTCGTTCCCGCCCAGCCCTTTATACAAGTTCCCGTAGCAACCAAGCTGGTTCTGGTGCTGACTACCGATTTGAAATGGATGGCGTTAAATTTAGCGAAATCCCTTTACTCGCAGGTGCAAACAATAACTTACGTAAACAGGCCCAACAAACGCTGAATAATGATTACTCTTTATTTCGTTTATATGCCATGGGTATTGATGCATGGTCTTTAGCCAACAATTATGACAAGCTGCAACAATCTGGGCAATTTCGTATCAATGGTGCATCCGGGACCTTAAGCACAACACCAAACTGTGTGGTGTACCGTGAATTACCTTGGCTACAATTTAAACAAGGTCAAGTGGTTTCGGCGCAATAGGGCCATTCAATATTTCATTTTTTTTCAGACAAGGACGTCATGAAAATTATGCCAAAAGCCATACAATGGTTAACAGGCCGGTACTATGAGAACCGAGTGCTCGCTTTCTTGAAACAACAAGGATTAACATTTGTCGAACGTAATGCAAGGAACCGAGGTGGAGAAATCGACCTCATTATGCGAGATAATACAGGTTGGGTATTTGTTGAAGTTCGTTTTCGCAAAAATTGTGACTATGGCGATGCACTTTTATCAGTAAACTGGCACAAACGTCGAAAACTATTAGCGGCTGCCAAATTTTGGCTCGCACAAAGACAAGAAAGCTTTGAAACCAGCTCATGCCGTTTTGATATCTGTGCCATCACGGGAGACCAATTTGACTGGTTACAAAATGCATTCAACGAAAATGATGTTTATTAACAGATAAGATAGTCAGCTTTATACTCTGATCATGCAGTCAACAACGCTATAGTTCAAATATAATGGCAATGCACAAAATGATTTGAATTATATCGAGGCGACAAAGGAAAAACTCGTGCTAGACCGAATAAAAGTTTGCTTTACTGAAAGCATCCAAACTCAAATAGCAGCCGCTGAAGCGCTGCCTGATGCCATTTCTAGAGCCGCCATGATGATGGTTCAGTCTTTACTCAATGGCAACAAAATTTTATGTTGTGGTAATGGCGCTTCCGCTGCTACGGCACAACGCTTTGCGGCGAGTATGATCCATCGCTTTGAAACCGAGCGCCCCAGCTTACCCGCTTTAGCACTTAATACCGATAATGCCGTGTTAACTGCCATTTCGGGTAGTAAGCAACCTTCTGAAATTTATGCGAAACAAGTTAGAGCACTAGGTCAACATGGCGATGTTTTGATGGCGATTTCAACTCATGGTAATAGCAGTGATATTATTAAAGCTGTTGAAGCTGCAGTCACTAGAGACATGACAATTGTCGCCTTAACAGGCTATGACGGAGGGGAACTCGCGGGTTTACTTGGCCCCCAAGATGTTGAAATTCGCATTCCATCCCAACGAAGTGTTCGAATTCAAGAAGTTCATCTTCTTACTGTAAACTGTCTGTGTGACCTCATAGATAATACTCTTTTCCCACATCAGGACGATTAAGGAGACAAAATGCGATTAATACCAATTTTTGCCATAGTCATCAGTACTGTTCTATTACAAGGCTGTATAGGCGCTGCCGTCGTAGGTTCTGCGGCTGTTGCAACGAAAAGTGCCACGGACCCTCGTACTGTTGGCCAACAGGTTGACGATGGGACCTTAGAAGCTAGGGTTAGTGGACAACTAAACAAAGATAAGGATATTTCAGGTAAAGCCCGTATCATTGCAACCGCTTATAAAGGTAATGTGCTGTTAACTGGCCAAAGCCCTGATATGGCTTGGGCTGAACGAGCAAAACAAATAGCCTCTAATGTTGATGGCACCATCGCAGTTTATAATGAAGTCCGTAGTGGAGAACCCGTTGATTTGGGTACCGCGTCGAAAGACACTTGGTTAACAACCAAAGTTAAATCTAAAATCCTTGCTAGTGATAGCGTTAAGTCAGGTAGTGTAAAAGTCATTACTGAAAATGGTGAGGTTTTCTTACTAGGTGTACTAACAAGACAAGAAGGCGATGCAGCGGCCAAAATTGCAAGTGAAACAGATGGTGTTCGTCGAGTTACTACCGCTTTCACTTATCTTAATTAATCATAAACAATAATATATCGTTATAAAAACAAAAGCCGTGAGTGAAAAACCATGGCTTTTTTCTTATTCATCCATTAACTTATTTATTTTCAGATAATTCTTACCCCCCAGTAAGTGCATTTGATTCAAGATCCAAGCTTGCCTTTTGAGGACGTAAGAG
It includes:
- a CDS encoding DUF4312 family protein, translated to MKKSIETVVRVTGQGDTKQKAIADALNSIQKTVLKNSTDIILRIEPKDVEVISAHSHSRTEKFLFLFLPRKREHFRVVLDVSLDVTLLSVNEIPFTEQ
- a CDS encoding DUF4311 domain-containing protein; the encoded protein is MSETASFLEILGMSLIIGGLCGFGLGAGAARMFHAPTVQGMGAFRTLGELNACEGDPASHFSFGLGFFFNAWASSVAAGAFTQDVDHRIIPNWGAAALLTKNRSVADTLHNPKKMAIACAIIGALVVAFLNTTASAVPAALQTTAINVLVPAANLLVNTVMPVIFWLAAMDAGRRSGFWATLFGGCAQLIMGNAIPGLVLGILIGKGVDDNGWNRITRTMMVTVVLLFVLSGFFREFDLKMITSFNLDKPLWLEYVHGLLSGK
- a CDS encoding DUF4310 family protein — its product is MTTEINKQDFWYAEWSFPIFVGLLSAGIFAGTHMYVVYGFGAFNEVAFVAMLRAGLDTGVYGAVAAFGAVAAFGASFLFARIIEGSLVGILDIGGALQTGIGLGVPALFLAAGWDFLVTNFWMSLLTGLFLGVLIGLLIVFARKFTIAQANSTFGADVMMGAGNTSGRFLGPLIILAAMAASIPIGIGSLIGALIFYVWQKPVAGGAILGAMLFGYFFPIVA
- a CDS encoding amidohydrolase/deacetylase family metallohydrolase → MYYSLIIKQAKRIDGTIIDILIKDGKIEAAGPELASNQQADKIIDLQGKTYVSAGWIDSHAHCFVESPIYFDDPDLAGAAGGVTSLVDAGSVGANDIDKFYQLTQKSKTNVFSLLNISRIGIIAQNELSDMNNINETCFQDAIERHSGFVVGMKARMSKSVVGENGIAPLVKAKEMQKKHHLPLMVHIGNNPPNIDEVADLLTRGDIITHCFNGKPNKILGEDGYLKPSIARALARGVILDVGHGGESFSFKVAEQAMRIGTYPDIISSDIYQRNRVNGPVYSLAFVMTKFLCMGFSAEQVLRCVTEKAADFLSLPAKGYLRPGFDADITLFDLKEEQTELTDAEGEQRIGTHRFVPLAAIVGGKHIIHAQGESEHAIDL
- a CDS encoding DgaE family pyridoxal phosphate-dependent ammonia lyase, with amino-acid sequence MQSIYDKYQLKHVINASGRMTILGVSTPTPEVVERVAYGLNNYFEIKDLVNKTGEYIASLLNVEAAVVVSCASAGIAQAVAAVIIKDDDDLLLNLHSSDKVVPREIILPKGHNVNFGAPVDTMVSLGGGKVVEAGFANECNAAQLAAKITPNTAAILYIKSHHTVQKSMLTVEQAAKVAHDHQLPLIVDAAAEEELTAYYQAGGDIVIYSGAKAIEGPTSGLVIGKKQYVEWVKRQSQGIGRAMKVGKEGILGLTLAIEQYLTATKETGAEMVNRMSKFISDLNAIKGISAQVVWDAAGRDIARTEISFDEKTIGKTTYQIMAELKQGDTAIYFREYKANEGKVEADIRSVSTEQLDVISQNIRLLVEGI
- the dagF gene encoding 2-dehydro-3-deoxy-phosphogluconate aldolase, with the translated sequence MKLSPNFYRDRVCLNVLAGSHQNAKDIYAAAETFVVVGVLSKNYPDLESAIADMRIYAQETDNALSVGLGAGDPNQSTMVSLISKEVQPQHVNQVFTGAPISRALLGQNETFVNALISPTGTVGMVKISTGPLSSQAPEGIVPIETAIMMLKDMGADSVKFFNMKGLTYIEEYKAIAKACAEFDFSLEPTGGIDLDNFAEILQIALDAGVKKIIPHIYSSIIDKESGNTRPEDVRQLLQMVKQAVN
- a CDS encoding 4Fe-4S binding protein, which gives rise to MIEKPRIRYQRRPGTTGGKLPWNDWRNASTWRKFVQITLLAINLYIGITFYYWVRYYETGGATLYLPRPGGIEGWLPIAGLMNLKYTLETGSFPVIHAASMFLLVSFIMISLLFKKAFCSWMCPIGTISEYTGKLGKKLFRYQNQISLPKWLDIPLRGLKYLLLGFFLYIAFSMSAQMIQYFMMSPYGIIIDVKMLDFFRYISLFALITVVVLVVASLFIRNAWCRYLCPYGALLGLFSLFSPFKIRRNVESCIDCGKCAKNCPSRIPVDKLITVRTVECTGCMTCVESCPVASTLDFSLQVPTKKRQFRLSGMIMAILTLAILFITIGIAMYFGVWGSPVPDNYWFHIIPNARMIGH
- the rsmI gene encoding 16S rRNA (cytidine(1402)-2'-O)-methyltransferase; its protein translation is MNQPNQAVVMASTLYIVPTPIGNMRDITQRALDVLKHVDLIAAEDTRHSGILLQNFAINARLFALHDHNEQQKADQLISRLQQGDSIALVSDAGTPLINDPGYHLVNRCREAGIRVVPLPGPCAAITALSAAGLPSDRFCYEGFLPAKTKGRKDVLQSLEQETRTLIFYESTHRLLDSLADMVEVWGPERHVVLAREITKTWESIEGRPVGELLAWVKEDENRHRGEMVLIVEGYKKPEDDSAISPDVVRTLNLLQKELPPKKAAAITAEIYGLKKNMLYKLMLDNQADE
- a CDS encoding penicillin-binding protein activator — encoded protein: MRPSIFLHLKKGLMCTAMLSTFALSGCQIVSEYFPSTQKTPEQSTSDNASRYQAIIDAAQGKPSMEAIRAYISQEPLLKTAAERQANIDGLWQMLTQLTPEQIHGVGADENILQGWIDLLDIYQNNRDDADALLAGYNDWKMRYSNNPAVTTTPTLLQQAMIPQVGKTPKIALFLPMSGQGQVFGQAIMQGFMDAQKGLPEGSTPQPTVTPPSSGNDVLDQIYEQVAATTGNAPTASDSDVVASALRIDAAPVNTQSVKVFDTTNKQMPALIEQAKNEGFNLIVGPLLKSDVQTITQMGAPISVLALNELDANQLQPRPNLCYFSLSPEDEAQNAAAYMKAEGKQMPLVLVPANAFGDRIAKAFAQGWQENGGGTVLMQTFGSVPSLKESINRGAGIRMTGTPVNNGTLPIDTQSVDTQSIEPQYIDSTGAIDGVYIVATRDELTLIKPMIEMAISSRSRPALYTSSRSNQAGSGADYRFEMDGVKFSEIPLLAGANNNLRKQAQQTLNNDYSLFRLYAMGIDAWSLANNYDKLQQSGQFRINGASGTLSTTPNCVVYRELPWLQFKQGQVVSAQ
- a CDS encoding YraN family protein gives rise to the protein MKIMPKAIQWLTGRYYENRVLAFLKQQGLTFVERNARNRGGEIDLIMRDNTGWVFVEVRFRKNCDYGDALLSVNWHKRRKLLAAAKFWLAQRQESFETSSCRFDICAITGDQFDWLQNAFNENDVY
- the diaA gene encoding DnaA initiator-associating protein DiaA; the protein is MLDRIKVCFTESIQTQIAAAEALPDAISRAAMMMVQSLLNGNKILCCGNGASAATAQRFAASMIHRFETERPSLPALALNTDNAVLTAISGSKQPSEIYAKQVRALGQHGDVLMAISTHGNSSDIIKAVEAAVTRDMTIVALTGYDGGELAGLLGPQDVEIRIPSQRSVRIQEVHLLTVNCLCDLIDNTLFPHQDD
- the dolP gene encoding division/outer membrane stress-associated lipid-binding lipoprotein, producing the protein MRLIPIFAIVISTVLLQGCIGAAVVGSAAVATKSATDPRTVGQQVDDGTLEARVSGQLNKDKDISGKARIIATAYKGNVLLTGQSPDMAWAERAKQIASNVDGTIAVYNEVRSGEPVDLGTASKDTWLTTKVKSKILASDSVKSGSVKVITENGEVFLLGVLTRQEGDAAAKIASETDGVRRVTTAFTYLN